A window of the Salvelinus alpinus chromosome 25, SLU_Salpinus.1, whole genome shotgun sequence genome harbors these coding sequences:
- the LOC139553081 gene encoding glutathione-specific gamma-glutamylcyclotransferase 1-like, whose translation MKLLDITAPEKPSLWIFGYGSLVWKPDFKYKRNYVGYIKGYSRRFWHGDNFHRGDKDLPGRVVTLVEDHDACTWGVAYEVSDSQMEESLQYLNVREAVLGGYVTKMVEFTPREKCQGSLLALVYIATSDNPIYLGPATPTEIAAQIAICRGNTGHNIEYLLRLAEFMRLYCPEVEDDHLFSIEAAALALLI comes from the exons ATGAAGCTTCTGGACATTACTGCACCAGAAAAACCCAGCCTGTGGATATTCGGATATGGCTCACTAGTCTGGAAACCAGACTTCAAATACAAGAGAAACTATGTCGGCTATATCAAAGGATATAGTAGACGCTTCTGGCATGGGGACAATTTTCATCGAGGAGACAAAGACTTG CCAGGTAGAGTGGTGACTTTAGTGGAAGATCATGAT GCTTGCACCTGGGGGGTAGCCTACGAGGTCAGCGACTCCCAAATGGAGGAGTCTCTGCAGTATCTGAATGTGAGAGAGGCTGTGCTGGGGGGCTACGTCACCAAGATGGTGGAGTTCACTCCCAGAGAGAAGTGCCAAGGGTCTCTGCTTGCCCTGGTCTACATCGCCACCTCTGACAACCCCATATACCTTGGGCCTGCCACTCCCACAGAGATAGCTGCTCAGATTGCCATCTGCAGAGGCAACACGGGCCACAACATAGAGTACCTCCTTCGCCTGGCTGAGTTCATGAGGCTGTACTGTCCTGAGGTAGAGGATGACCATCTCTTCTCCATAGAGGCAGCCGCCCTGGCTCTGCTCATCTGA